The region GGTTGGCCTGAAATTCCATGGCGTTCGATCATGGCCAATACCAGCTCGTTCTCGTCGAGTACGCTCGGCACGCGTAACAGCACGTTCCATCCACCCTCGGCACGCAATACGCTGACCATACCGTTTTTGTCGGCGTTCAGCATGGCATGCAATGCGGTGAGATTGGCTTGCACGCGGTTTTTTACGCGCGTAGTCTGAGCTGGAGCCTCCTGCAGCATGAGGGGAATCTGTTTGGCGATGATTTCGCTCATCGGCAGATAGTCGTCGGCGATCACGTCGAGCCTGCGCCTGGCTTCTTCCACCTCTCCTGCCGGGCCGGATACTTGGATCCAACCGACTTTGGCGTGCGGCGCGGCCAACGTTTTCGAAAACCCGTCCAACGCGAAGGTCAATGCACCTTTCTCTCCCGCAAGACGCGCGTTGCCGTCGAATGGTTCCAGATCGTAGTCGTAGAACACCTCGTCGGCGATGATGGCCACCTCATGGTCGTGGCAAAGCCGCACGATGGCTTCACGTTCCGACGGTTTGACATATGAACCAGTCGGATTATTGGGGTTAATGAGTACCAGTGCGCGGATACATTCGCCTTCTTCACT is a window of Bifidobacterium catenulatum DSM 16992 = JCM 1194 = LMG 11043 DNA encoding:
- a CDS encoding pyridoxal phosphate-dependent aminotransferase; this encodes MRFSSRVDISEPNPIAKAEAEAKTSGITLGKLNDSNPTKHALAPELLPDIYGAEPHGQRYAREALAAFLQGRGNDVAVEDLYILSSTSEAYSWLIKLLCDAGDAVLAPKPGYPLIESIARLECVDMIEYQQRFDGSWYIDVAELREALESEEGECIRALVLINPNNPTGSYVKPSEREAIVRLCHDHEVAIIADEVFYDYDLEPFDGNARLAGEKGALTFALDGFSKTLAAPHAKVGWIQVSGPAGEVEEARRRLDVIADDYLPMSEIIAKQIPLMLQEAPAQTTRVKNRVQANLTALHAMLNADKNGMVSVLRAEGGWNVLLRVPSVLDENELVLAMIERHGISGQPGYFFDMTSNGYLAISLLPESDEFRHNVQVVLDTVNTMIA